TACCACAGCAACGTTGATATCTGTGGGGTCTTGGTTAAGCTGAGCCAGGGTGTTGCGAAATGCCATTTCGCTTTTGTCCGCGGTCTTGATTTGATCGTGAAGTCTTATAGCATTGTCAGCGGTGTTGCGAGCGTCATTAGCCTGACCGATAGCTGCGTACTCAGTGATGCTTCGGTCGTCCTCGTCCCGTGCCTTCTCTAGCATGTTGAGTGCTTTTTCAAACTTTTTCTCGGCGCGTTCGGCAGTTTGTGGAAGCATGTCATCGACATCCTTTTCATCCATTTTCTCTAGGGATGCATGGGCCTGATGGTACTCCTGGGGAGCGTCATCGGGAACGGTCGAACATGAAACTAGAATTGCGGCTGATGTTAAACTCAAAACTCTTGGCAAGATCATCACATACTCCTTTGTGATTAAAAAAATTCCTCGGCCGCAATCAGTTGCGACCGTTAATCGATAACTTTGTCTATTGCATCACATTTGCGATCGCTTCGATCTTTCTATTGTGAGCGTGTTGCATCGGGATCAGGGTTCCTCGGACAAGGGATTTCACCTTGGGCGGAATGTCATCATTTTCGAGGGCCTTGGCGTACATATTCAAACCGTATTCCTCACCCTGCTTGAGTGCCATCAGTGCGGTGTGATCACCAAGAAGCTTGGCTGATCCCATAATGGTTTTGGCAAAAACACCCCAGGAGCCAATGCCGTCGTCGACCTCTTCACCCCTAAATTCAAGATGCTTCTGCAGCTCTTGAATCGCTTGAATGTGATCCGACTGGATCTCGCGGAGTCCGTCGGCTCGTGGGTCTGTGCCGACTTTTTCCAGTGCCTGGGCATAGGTTTCGGTGGCTGCTCGTTCCCCGCGTAGCATCTCGTTCAGTTTTGAACCCGTGCTGTTGCTCATTGAAACGTCCATCTTAATTATCCTTTCGTCCTTGTTGCATCATAGCTCGGCCGATACTCCTTACTCAGCAAGGACCTTGCCAGGTTTTAAAAAAATGCGCTAAACACCCTCAATGATTTGATAAACAAGGTTTTCAGAATTGGTATCGGCCGAGCAAGTAAGGATGCAGAATCACTTCTGTTCGTATTTCCATACGATCTGAGAAAGGGAGGTGTATGAAGCCTCATTCGCCATTCGGTCGGTGATACGAAAATTGATCTGCTCGCCCTGTAAGAATCATCGATTTGCCATTTATATGCTGCCCGCAACGATGGTATTCAAATTGCACCTCTATCTATGATAAAGGGATGGGGAGCGATTGATGGCTGAAAATCTAGCGGTTCGGATGAGATGAAAATGCAGGGTTCCAAACAAGACATAGTGAAGACGAAAAAACAAATTACAATTCTATTGATGGTATTACTCGCGACCACTGCTAGCTATAGCGCAGAACCTACCCTGACACGCATGGTCTGCCCCGGTATCTCAATAAAATCTAAACTAGAAATCGAATTGACGGTTACAGAAAAAGAGCTGGTCTGTGATACCAAAGGCCCTGAGGCTTGGCGAAAAACATCTTTGATGCAGAAAGAATACTTTTTGACTAACTTCTTACAAACTCGCGGCTACTACAATCCTAAGTTTGTCTCTAAAAATGGGGCTATGCTTGTTGATTTCCAGGAGATTGCTAGTATCGATGAGGTTGAATTAGTTAATAATAAAGCCAATTTGCAAGCCTATCGCTTCTGGAAAATCTATGGTAGACCCATGACACCCCAGTCCCTTGATCAATTGGAAAGTTGGATTCGCGGGCAGTATGGGCAACGAGGCTATCCTTGCTTGTCCTTGAGAACAAAGGCCTTTCCTCGCAAAGGCTTGGTCCAGGTTGAGATCCAACCAGGCGACCTTAAAACTATAGACGAGATCGACTACGAAAAGCTCCCAGGAACCATAGCTCATATTGGCAGCCGCTACTATGCATTTAAAGAGTCGGATACTTACGATGCTAGTAAGCTTCAATTGAGTGCCCAGCGAATGATTGAAGATGAGCTTGTGATCAGCACGAACTTTGTGACCCAGTGTGAGGGCGAAACCTTCAAGATAGCCCAGAAAAGTATTCCAGGTGAGCCAAGGCTCGTCACTGTCGGGCTGGGTTTCGATACCGAGGAGTATGGTATCGCTGAGCTTCGGTGGAAGAATACGCGATTTACCACCACCGCTTCGAAGCTTGATGCCAGCCTCAGAGCATCCTATCGAGTCGTTAGCGCCGAATTGGCCTTTGATTGGTACTATGCGCCTATCGTGATGCGTCACTATCTTCGGTCGGCAGTAAAATTGACGCGAACAAACGAGGATAACTTCGAATCTCGGGTTCTCGACTTAAGTACAGGGCCCTCTTGGGATTTCGATAGTGCGGATCACTTTTTTAGCTTGTGGCCGTCACTTTCCATGACTCGAACCAAAATTGTTCGGGGCGAGGGGCTAGGTCGGTCTAAAATGCTGTCTTTGAGACTCCAGGGTACAGTATCGAGCCACGACCATCAGCTCCATCGCAACGATCCTCGTTCGGGCTTTGATCTTGGTTTTACCACCAGCTTTGCCAAGAAAGGAATCGGTTCCGATTTGAGTATCAATCGCTACGGCTTACGATCGAGTTACTTGGCAAACATTATGAGCTTCGACCCACCGATTTGGATCATGGGCCTAAGAGGAAGCCTGTCCTCAACGGTGGTTGGCTCAGACACGGCGGAAGAAGACGTTCCAGACAACCTCAAGCAGCGTCTTGGGGGTACTCGCAACCTGCGAGGCTTTGGCCGTAACCTTGTGGCTGAGGATGGGGCCTTGCTGTCAGCCTATGCGGGGCTTGAGCTGCGCTTGGCCAATACTCTGGCTTATGGCATTCAGCCCATTGTATTTCTGGATTTTGGAAAGGTTGGCGAAGAGTCCTGGAAGTTTGATCAGGAACTATATTGGGGGCCAGGATTTGGAGTACATTGGAAATCACCCATTGGCCCGCTACGAGCCACCCTAGCCCGCGGCTTTGTAGAATCTGCTGATGATGAAAAATTGGAAGGCGATCTTGAATCATGGCAAGTCTTTCTTAGCTTGGGGGAACAGTTTTGACAAAGACGATAGCGAAATTTACCTTATGGATTAGCCTTATTCTTGGTCTTGCCCTGACCCTCGTTGGCGGGCTTGTGTTCTGGCAGCCGGGTCTTGTTATCAATTCGAAGACTTTGAATTATGTTCAAGAGAAGTGGCTGAACGATCTGATAAACTGGCAGTCAATTCATGTTGAATTTGTCAGAACATCTTTTTGGCAAAGGGAAATTAGGCTTGAGGCTGAGCAGCTTAAGGTAGATGGAGAGGGGGTCTTGATCGAAGCGCCTAAATTGAAGGCTAAAGCCACCCTTGATCTAAGATATGGTCAATTGCAGCTCATAAATCTAGGTCCGATCGAAGCCAAGGAACTGAACCTTGAGCTAGCCCTTAAGGGTGATCAGGAAGAATCGAGCTCCAGTGACTCATCATTTTTAACAGCACTAGCTGATTGGAATCGGCTCCCTGTTGAGACCATTGACATCAGGATTAAAAAAGCAAACTTGATTCAGGACTCAGGTAACGTTTCATTTTCCGGTCATTTCAAGCTAACAGGCTTAAACCAGAACTCGAAAGATGAACTACAAGTGATCGTCAAAGACCTTGTCCAAGGGGATAAAAATCTGGGTAAAGTCACCATTGATGCTAGTATTCAAGACTATAACTATCTTCTGGACCCTAAGGCAAACATAAGCCTAGCAGCGAAAGCAAACATTGAGCAAATTCGAGGCAGCCTCGATATCAATATCGCTTCCCAAAGCAAGTTGAAACAAAATTTAAACGGCAAACTTAAAGTTGATCTTGGTCAAACCGCGATCGATTTGAACCTTAAGGGAACACGGAATGATACAAGCTTCAAGGGGACTTGGGGTGTCCTCGCCAGAGAGGTGTCTGGTGCGATGACACATGTTAGTCTTGAGCCTTGTTCAGTGGAAGGTCGATGGGGAAAAAGCTTGGACGATCCTTATGATATCGCTGTGGCCTGTGATGGTCGCACCAAACGACCTGTGCTTAAGCAAGAAGATATGATTGCCCGTTTTTTGCCGGAAGAGATTCACTTCCAATTCAACAGCGACATTCGTTTCCTTGGCCAGGGAGAGGAGGTCTTGCATACGGAAACCTCACTTGAATTGCAGGAAATTCGTTCAGGAGCGGTGAAGATTCTTGGTGCTGCCATGGCGCAAGGCCCGGTGCCTTTGAATGCTCCTGAAAATCATCGTATCGATGTGACTTTTGATTTCAGGCTGATCGTGGAACAGTTCTCAGGCTTGGTCAACCAGTTGAATGGGAGTCCGTGGTCCGTACCAGCGCCGTTCAACGGGCTTGACGGCCCTGCCCGTTGTCATATTAAGGGCGACTATTCTAAAAACTTTACCACCAATGAATTTCCCCTCGTATGTAAACTAGATCTGGCATCTAGCACCCAGAAGCTTCACATCGATTCAGATGGTAAAGTGCAGCTGATTCGAGAGGGAGAAGATCTGAGGCCTCATCTGGATTTTGATATCCTTATTGACGGTATCGAGCTGGTAGCTCCAACGATGCAGCCGGGCACCCCTATGCCTGCTTTGACCCCCGATGAGCGCATTGTGATGAGTGATCCCAAAGATCAGAAGCAGCCCAAAGCGTCTCCAGAGAAAAGTCCGGTAAGCTACAATCTTCGTATCAAGACTAAGAAAGCTGACTCCATTAAGATTCACTCGAATCTTCTTAAAGAGCCAGTTCCCATTAATGTGGACTTACTGCTAACTCATGACAGCCCGCTTACGGGCAAGGTGGCTGTTCAGGATTTTCCCCTCGAACTACTAAGGCGGCAAGCCCAGATTCGGTATTTAAGGGTGAACTTCAATCGAGAAGGCGATAAAGCGGGCCTAGACGGGCTCATTGAATTTGAGAATAATGACTATAAGATCGCTATGGAACTTTTTGGAACATTGGACAAACCTGAGTATCGGCTCACCAGTGATCCTCCCATGTCGGACAAGGATCTTATGGCCATTCTATTATTTGGTAAGCATCCAGACGTTCTTGATCCCGACAAGCTCAAGTCAGTCGGAGAAACGAGAGCTGCCATCGCCGATGGCGCGATTAGCTTGATTTCCATGTACTATCTGGCTTCGACTCCTATCGAAAGCGTGGGTTATAGCCCTCATTCTGGCCTTCTATCGGCAAAGGTGAATGTTCAAGAAGGGCTTTCCCTAACTCTGGGTACTGATGGCGACGAGCAAAGGCAGGTTGGGCTTCGCAAGCGGTTGGGAGCTGGGTGGGTTGTGGATACTAGCTTTGTATCAGATGGCGACTCAAGCCTCACTCGAACCATCGCGATGCTGAAGTGGGGACGTCGTTATTGATGCCCCCGGGTATTTATGGGCTTCATCTATCTATATTTGGCAGCCTAGCATCTTGCCCATGGCCCAGTCATCAGCAGAACGCAGCCACTCATCACCGCATAGAGAGGGATTGCTGTGCTGGCTGGCAATTTTACAAGCATCTAAATTGAGACAATCGCGGGTCCAGTTGGAAGGGGAGCTATCGCAACCCCGACCGCAGCGACCGAGACAGGCCTTGTCGTCGACTTTATGGGTGCGCCTTTGGCTTGAGGTCAGGCTCCAGTGGGCCTGATAGTTTTCACCCTTATTAAGACACTGAATCCCCTTGTGCTTTAAAGTTTTTTCAATGCTGTAAGTTTCTCGGTGCATCTTATGCCCAGTAGGTACCTCTGAGATATACTCTGTCATCATCAGCAAGGCATTCCGTGTTGGGCCTTCTGGGTTGTTTTTCTTAATCTTCGCGAGGGTCGACTTCAGCAGGGCAATCTCCTCGTTATTTAAGCTATGCCCCCGACCGTCAATCTCTCGCAGCCCTTCGTATGGGGATATGACGATATATATCCTCTTGACTTCATTAAGGCTTAGTTGAATGGCAATGTCACCACCCTTGATGTAATGAGCGGAATAATTCAATTTGTTTTCGTGGCCGCGGTGCTCACCCCATATGCCTCCAGATGACCGAAGGGATTGGCTAGGCAAGCCGCAAGCACTCAGAAAGATGAGCGCTAATAGCGCAAGTGATGGATTCATCTAAGTATCCTCCATTTAGTCATGTCCCGAAGGACACAGTTCTGTTTTCGGGAGGGCTACAAACTACCTTGAGTAAATATTACGATTCAGTCATAAGTACATAAAATACTACTGAATTTTGACCATTACAAGCTTCGACTGTGAGCCGGTTAAGCGTATTTATGAGATGAGATATGTCACGGAATCAAAAACCCAGATTTTAAGGCTGACTCTCAGACATTTGAATTCGTCGCGCCACAAATTGCTACTGCTCAGAATGGATTTTCCGTGAAAAGAACTAAGGCGTATAGTGATGTCATTACTTTAGCATTAGGAGTCTCACATGCAATTTAGACAGTTACCCCGAGCCGTGTCTTGCTCGCTTTTACTCACTGCTATTATGGGCAGTTCTTTAAGTGCCAAGGACTCGGGTAGCAAGTACGGGCCAGACGATCGGTTGGGCGCGATCAACCTTCTGGGGCCTAAGCAGGTTAAAGAGGGTGCGAGCTTAGTGACCAAGGGGAAGGTCTACTCCCTCGCTCTTGAAACGAATTCCGAAACACCAGCCTACGAGCCACGAACTTACGGGATCGAAACGGTGCAAGCCCCCGAGCCTTTTGGGGTCAACCAAATTACCTTTCTCGACGATCAGGTCACCACTTTTAATGGTATTGGGACTCAGATTGATGGCTTTGGTCACGCTGGAAGCAACTCAGTTCACTATAACGGAGTTCCAGTAGAGAGTTTCCTCACACCCAACGGTATCCAAGAGTTTAGCACTAGCAAGCTACCACCTATTGTAACACGAGGAATTCTGCTCGATATGGCCAAGTTTTTAGGCAAAGACCGGGTTGCTGCAGGAACTCCTTACAATCGGAAAGAGATTAAGGGAGCCTTAAAAAGCCAGAACATATCGATAGAATCTGGGGATGTTGTGATCTTTCACGCAGGCTGGAATCAGCTACTTGAGGTGGATAAGCAGCAGTGGCTTGCAGCCCACCCAGGACTAGGTGAAGATGGGGCAGCCTATCTTGCTTCCCAGGGAGTGGTGGCTATCGGTGCTGACACCGCAGCTTTGGAAGTTATTCCTTTTGAAAACCCTGAAAAGGTATTTCCAGTTCATCAAAAATTATTGGTTGATGAAGGGGTCTATATTTTAGAAGCCCTGCGAACGGAAGAGCTTGCCAGGGACAAGGCCTATGAATTTATGTTTGTCCTTGGTGTTCCAAAGCTTGGCGGATCAGTTCAAGCTATGATCAATCCAATTGCGATTCGTTAGACTCCACGACGCTGCACCAATTGCCTATCACCGGCCCGTTTCCAAAGCCGAATAGGCTTAGGTCTAGAACCGAAAAGTAGGAATCTGGTGCAGTACTACAAAACTCTCATAGTGCTAGTTCTATTATCCCAAGCCAGCGTTACCCTTGCTGTGGTTAAAGCTGCTATTAACATTCGTGACCTTGAAGGTCAGTTCTTTGGCAAAAAAATCTACTATCTGCGACAAAATCTACTGCCAAAAGAAGCGATGGACCCGATGCGGGAAAGAGACTTTAAATTAGGGCAAAGCGACCTCCTTTCGTTTGTCGGTGATAAAACTGTATGGCTGCGCTTTACTCTCTATAACCCCTACGATACCCCAAAAGAAATCTATCTTAAAACACCAAGTAGTTTTGGAACTATGACATCGATCTACCGAGAAGGCAGGCGTTTTAGCAACCTCGCACATAATCGCCGCAATCAGGAACGAGTGATTGAAATTCAGATTCCCCCTCGCTCGACGCAAACCTACTTTGTCAGAAATTTCTCACCCCACGCCCATACCATCGCCTGGAAGTTTTGGCTTTCAGAAAGACGGTTGCTTGAGGAAAAGTTTTACCAGTCATCGGTACTCCAAGGTATTTTCACGATTGGCAGCATGACGGTTCTGTTTAATGTGATGCTATTGATTGCTTTTCGGAAGCTCGATCAAATCTACTATATCGCCCACGTGGGTTTCTTTCTGTTTTTTACGGTTGTGGCAGCGGGTTTAAGTGGCGATGCAGTGGTGAATTACTTAGGAAGCCTTTCTCTTATTGTATCATCTTTGCTTTTGACCCTATTTTTAATCGAGTTTCTTGATCTCAAGCGCTATCGCAGCGGTGAGCTATGGCTAGCGCGGGGGATTTTAGCATTTTACTCCTGCTTGGCTCTCCTCTATCCTGCAGATGATGTTCTAGCACTGACGATCTTTGCTTTGGGTTCGCCATTGGCTATGATCTTAAGCCTCTTTATTTCTGCAGCGCAGATTATGAAGGAGCGTGCCAATTCCTATATGATTGGGATCGGTTTCCTAGCGCTTTGTATAGGTGCCAGCCTACAAGTAGGGCGCTTCACTGATTTTGCCATGTTTGAAGGTGTATCCACCTGGATTTATTGGTATGCCTACGGTGTTGCTAATGTGTTTCTGCTTCTCGCTTTGGGGCGAAAGTTGGCAGCTATGGAACGGGCTCGTCGCTATAAGCATATGGCACTTGGCGATCAGTTCGAGCAGCTCAATCAATCCCAGGAGCAGTTGGCTCGTGTCTTCTACCCCCATCAAGTTGCGGCCATGCAATCCGGCCAAGCTCTTGTAAATACCATGCCAACCGAAATTGGGCGAGGATATGTGATCTCATTGCAGTTAAAACCTTTAGGCGACACTGATGATATTCGCGACTCTCTTAGGCGGTACCTCCAAAGATGTGGTAGTCTCTGCCAAGAAGAATATGACAAAGAATCACTCCAAGCTCGGGCTTTTCGCTGGCGCGAGCTGGGTTCACGGTTGATTTGCACCGTTGGTTTTCCTTTTTCCACACCAATGGGGCGCACCCCTGCTGACAGTGCTGTGCAATTAGCCGAAGAGTTCATTGAAATTCTACAGCAGGAATTTCATGAATTATTGCACGATCGAGTCACATGTCGCATCGGAGTTGCTGGTGGTACCATCGAAGGTAGCTTTTCTCAGACTCACCCTGTTGTATACGATCTGTCGGGGCCAGCGTTGGATCAAGCTGATCGCTATCAGAAAATTGGAGACCATCGTGACTTGGGCCAGGACATTCAAGGCCATGGGATCATCCTTCAGAACTCAGTATATGAAGCGATAGACTCCGCACTCCAGAGTCGCTATCTTGAAATCAATCTTCAAGACTTAGGTATCCAAGTTCGTGATGACCGAGACGCTAAGTCGCTCTATGTTAGGTCTTATGGGGCTCCATCGACCTTATCTCTGGGAGCTTAGGCTCGATCGATGAGAAGAGCAAGCGCAGTGAGAAACTAAGGACTATTTGGATCAGTAAGAATGTCAGTGACAGGAAACGATGATAGCAATACCGCTATCCTTTACTTTCGGTCTTACTGGGAAACGAAATAGTTTTGACTAGGTGAAAACAGGCCAGCATCACTAAGTAGCCAGACATCAGCCACATGACGATAAATACACTGGAAAAAAACATCTCTTGATGTGCTGATGAGCCTTGAGTCCCCATGACCATCATCAGAGCGCCAATGGCTAGTGTGTAAATTGAAAACGATCGCAGGTGGAACTGTTCTATGACCCGAAGTTCGTACTCCCGCATCGCCAAGACCGAACTTGTGGTACTGATAAAGAAAAAGATTCCAGAGCAGATCAAGGCACAGAGCCAAGGGTTATGCTGGGCGATACGATGTAGAAAATCCATCACAAAGCTCTGTCCTCCTAGGCCAAACTGCGGGCAGATAAGCAACGTTAAGCTAGCAGCCATCGCATGAATGCATACGAATTTGCCATGGCACCGCCAGGGAAACAGTTTTTGGTCTCGACGGATATCATTCAATACTGTTTTTTTGATGGTGGCAGGAGGATTGGTGTCCGAACTCATAAATTGTTCAAAATCATGTTGGTTAGGATTGGTCATGGCTTCTCTCCTATGATTTTTCGTAACTGTCTAATCGCTCGACTCACGATTTGCCTAGCTGCAACTGGATTAGATCCTAGGTGTTGGGCCACCTCTTCAAAACTCAAATCTTGTTCATAACGCAGGTGCAAGGCTTCCTGGTGGCGCTTCGATAGTTTCGCTTGGTATGCTGCGAGATCAATGGGAACCTGTGGTTTTTCCTCATTTGGAATATCATTTTCAATAGGAACTTCTTTTTTTTGGCGGCGGAAGTAATCAATTAAGGTATTTCGAACAATAGTAAACACCCAAGTAGCGAAGGGGTAATTGGGATCGTAATGAAATCGTTTGTGATGCACCTTGAATAGTACCATTTGCATCAAATCCTCAGCATCCTTATCAGGGCAGCCTTTTGCTTTTAAGTATCCAAGAATCCTACCCGCATAGCGGCTATAAAGTTCTTCAAATGGCTCAGCTTTGCCTGCTTTATGAGCTTGCATCAGGGCTTCGTCCGTCCAGTGTTTCATCATCCCTCCCGATCTTGATTACGATGGGGCTGCGAGGTTTGTGACAATGTTTTTTTATCCTCCTTAGCGTTAGCGAACTTAGCATGGGGCATTAAGCCCTGCCTCGTGAGACGTTTTTATTCTTCAAGATATTCGTAACTTAGCTATGGTTCAGGAAAACTAACCGATTTATCGATAAACAAATGAAGGAATTTCGCATAGTTTAAAGGTC
This is a stretch of genomic DNA from Pseudobacteriovorax antillogorgiicola. It encodes these proteins:
- a CDS encoding OmpA family protein, which translates into the protein MILPRVLSLTSAAILVSCSTVPDDAPQEYHQAHASLEKMDEKDVDDMLPQTAERAEKKFEKALNMLEKARDEDDRSITEYAAIGQANDARNTADNAIRLHDQIKTADKSEMAFRNTLAQLNQDPTDINVAVVGPESPFAKLKGSEVVSTVAYFDTASATDPVVNRDEMDALVQILSKDKNFRVILKGHADPRGENQFNRKLAMNRAQLVANKLRDKGIGSDQMVVESVGESSARTSAKASSNHLQLDRRVQATLILQ
- a CDS encoding DUF2383 domain-containing protein yields the protein MDVSMSNSTGSKLNEMLRGERAATETYAQALEKVGTDPRADGLREIQSDHIQAIQELQKHLEFRGEEVDDGIGSWGVFAKTIMGSAKLLGDHTALMALKQGEEYGLNMYAKALENDDIPPKVKSLVRGTLIPMQHAHNRKIEAIANVMQ
- a CDS encoding BamA/TamA family outer membrane protein, whose protein sequence is MKTKKQITILLMVLLATTASYSAEPTLTRMVCPGISIKSKLEIELTVTEKELVCDTKGPEAWRKTSLMQKEYFLTNFLQTRGYYNPKFVSKNGAMLVDFQEIASIDEVELVNNKANLQAYRFWKIYGRPMTPQSLDQLESWIRGQYGQRGYPCLSLRTKAFPRKGLVQVEIQPGDLKTIDEIDYEKLPGTIAHIGSRYYAFKESDTYDASKLQLSAQRMIEDELVISTNFVTQCEGETFKIAQKSIPGEPRLVTVGLGFDTEEYGIAELRWKNTRFTTTASKLDASLRASYRVVSAELAFDWYYAPIVMRHYLRSAVKLTRTNEDNFESRVLDLSTGPSWDFDSADHFFSLWPSLSMTRTKIVRGEGLGRSKMLSLRLQGTVSSHDHQLHRNDPRSGFDLGFTTSFAKKGIGSDLSINRYGLRSSYLANIMSFDPPIWIMGLRGSLSSTVVGSDTAEEDVPDNLKQRLGGTRNLRGFGRNLVAEDGALLSAYAGLELRLANTLAYGIQPIVFLDFGKVGEESWKFDQELYWGPGFGVHWKSPIGPLRATLARGFVESADDEKLEGDLESWQVFLSLGEQF
- a CDS encoding translocation/assembly module TamB domain-containing protein, with translation MTKTIAKFTLWISLILGLALTLVGGLVFWQPGLVINSKTLNYVQEKWLNDLINWQSIHVEFVRTSFWQREIRLEAEQLKVDGEGVLIEAPKLKAKATLDLRYGQLQLINLGPIEAKELNLELALKGDQEESSSSDSSFLTALADWNRLPVETIDIRIKKANLIQDSGNVSFSGHFKLTGLNQNSKDELQVIVKDLVQGDKNLGKVTIDASIQDYNYLLDPKANISLAAKANIEQIRGSLDINIASQSKLKQNLNGKLKVDLGQTAIDLNLKGTRNDTSFKGTWGVLAREVSGAMTHVSLEPCSVEGRWGKSLDDPYDIAVACDGRTKRPVLKQEDMIARFLPEEIHFQFNSDIRFLGQGEEVLHTETSLELQEIRSGAVKILGAAMAQGPVPLNAPENHRIDVTFDFRLIVEQFSGLVNQLNGSPWSVPAPFNGLDGPARCHIKGDYSKNFTTNEFPLVCKLDLASSTQKLHIDSDGKVQLIREGEDLRPHLDFDILIDGIELVAPTMQPGTPMPALTPDERIVMSDPKDQKQPKASPEKSPVSYNLRIKTKKADSIKIHSNLLKEPVPINVDLLLTHDSPLTGKVAVQDFPLELLRRQAQIRYLRVNFNREGDKAGLDGLIEFENNDYKIAMELFGTLDKPEYRLTSDPPMSDKDLMAILLFGKHPDVLDPDKLKSVGETRAAIADGAISLISMYYLASTPIESVGYSPHSGLLSAKVNVQEGLSLTLGTDGDEQRQVGLRKRLGAGWVVDTSFVSDGDSSLTRTIAMLKWGRRY
- a CDS encoding cyclase family protein — encoded protein: MQFRQLPRAVSCSLLLTAIMGSSLSAKDSGSKYGPDDRLGAINLLGPKQVKEGASLVTKGKVYSLALETNSETPAYEPRTYGIETVQAPEPFGVNQITFLDDQVTTFNGIGTQIDGFGHAGSNSVHYNGVPVESFLTPNGIQEFSTSKLPPIVTRGILLDMAKFLGKDRVAAGTPYNRKEIKGALKSQNISIESGDVVIFHAGWNQLLEVDKQQWLAAHPGLGEDGAAYLASQGVVAIGADTAALEVIPFENPEKVFPVHQKLLVDEGVYILEALRTEELARDKAYEFMFVLGVPKLGGSVQAMINPIAIR
- a CDS encoding 7TM diverse intracellular signaling domain-containing protein — its product is MQYYKTLIVLVLLSQASVTLAVVKAAINIRDLEGQFFGKKIYYLRQNLLPKEAMDPMRERDFKLGQSDLLSFVGDKTVWLRFTLYNPYDTPKEIYLKTPSSFGTMTSIYREGRRFSNLAHNRRNQERVIEIQIPPRSTQTYFVRNFSPHAHTIAWKFWLSERRLLEEKFYQSSVLQGIFTIGSMTVLFNVMLLIAFRKLDQIYYIAHVGFFLFFTVVAAGLSGDAVVNYLGSLSLIVSSLLLTLFLIEFLDLKRYRSGELWLARGILAFYSCLALLYPADDVLALTIFALGSPLAMILSLFISAAQIMKERANSYMIGIGFLALCIGASLQVGRFTDFAMFEGVSTWIYWYAYGVANVFLLLALGRKLAAMERARRYKHMALGDQFEQLNQSQEQLARVFYPHQVAAMQSGQALVNTMPTEIGRGYVISLQLKPLGDTDDIRDSLRRYLQRCGSLCQEEYDKESLQARAFRWRELGSRLICTVGFPFSTPMGRTPADSAVQLAEEFIEILQQEFHELLHDRVTCRIGVAGGTIEGSFSQTHPVVYDLSGPALDQADRYQKIGDHRDLGQDIQGHGIILQNSVYEAIDSALQSRYLEINLQDLGIQVRDDRDAKSLYVRSYGAPSTLSLGA
- a CDS encoding RNA polymerase sigma factor translates to MKHWTDEALMQAHKAGKAEPFEELYSRYAGRILGYLKAKGCPDKDAEDLMQMVLFKVHHKRFHYDPNYPFATWVFTIVRNTLIDYFRRQKKEVPIENDIPNEEKPQVPIDLAAYQAKLSKRHQEALHLRYEQDLSFEEVAQHLGSNPVAARQIVSRAIRQLRKIIGEKP